A window from Drosophila subobscura isolate 14011-0131.10 chromosome O, UCBerk_Dsub_1.0, whole genome shotgun sequence encodes these proteins:
- the LOC117896660 gene encoding uncharacterized protein LOC117896660 — translation MRNLATFRHTSFGMLVLFLVCKKSAAANSFREFIEEIPVNVTLVFGTIILSGVWLGCTYVITNKHQNAMQYMQRQLDELWLLQEKPNVWPKPGGEIPVTNAPAKKPAKDAEGKLENPNDVLESSL, via the coding sequence ATGAGAAACTTAGCGACGTTCCGCCACACCTCATTCGGGATGCTGGTGCTCTTCCTGGTCTGCAAAAaatctgccgctgccaattCATTTAGGGAATTCATCGAGGAAATACCTGTCAACGTGACGCTGGTTTTCGGAACTATCATATTGTCCGGAGTCTGGCTGGGATGCACCTACGTAATAACCAACAAGCACCAGAACGCGATGCAGTacatgcagcggcagctggacgagctctggctgctgcaggagaagcCAAATGTCTGGCCGAAGCCCGGAGGAGAGATTCCGGTGACAAATGCTCCCGCAAAGAAACCAGCGAAGGATGCTGAGGGGAAGCTGGAGAATCCTAATGATGTCCTCGAATCATCTCTCTAA
- the LOC117896658 gene encoding uncharacterized protein LOC117896658, with the protein MESIWMLICVLVDLLFQVYAVNCSMKSRSKSTEVLLYCGANGCCAKGCMRNAKGKCVMEECTGSLTGWLRRPVTISCYFHWFLILSAGLFTAIMAVLVLYSLGLKVRNCWRQRFSTRYRPIRNVSGVSSASTPC; encoded by the coding sequence ATGGAATCCATTTGGATGCTGATCTGTGTACTGGTGGATCTTCTGTTCCAAGTATATGCGGTCAACTGCTCCATGAAAAGTAGGAGTAAGAGCACCGAGGTATTACTCTACTGTGGAGCCAACGGGTGCTGTGCCAAGGGCTGCATGAGGAACGCAAAGGGAAAGTGCGTCATGGAGGAGTGCACCGGCAGCCTGACTGGATGGCTGCGCCGGCCCGTGACCATATCCTGCTACTTCCACTGGTTCCTGATCCTGTCCGCCGGCCTGTTCACCGCCATAATGGCAGTGCTCGTACTCTACTCGCTGGGGCTTAAGGTGCGAAATTGCTGGCGCCAACGATTCAGCACCCGTTACAGGCCCATCAGGAACGTCAGTGGCGTCTCCAGCGCCTCCACTCCGTGCTAA